Proteins encoded within one genomic window of Thalassophryne amazonica chromosome 23, fThaAma1.1, whole genome shotgun sequence:
- the LOC117505386 gene encoding homeobox protein HMX3-like — MAAGIPPSSAPQLRQSQASQRINAQWLLWPLVAAAEQWCSVRQCVRNLRGTHEMPGNMSKKDVPCRSAFTIDNILNLKKNGAHSEEIAQSGRKSEWEFRRTPQETAQNKPESAAPPRAGAQPGARGAAEDASEPLQRRSGSSSSADSRDAVKKKTRTIFSKRQIFQLEATFDVKRYLSSSERARLAGTLQLTETQVKIWFQNRRNKLKRQLAADTEAPLLTDHFPEVGNNAQLATFYKDSSGSSSSSSVLGGCLIPVHFPVLYPNPATAPYVYFNKCLGLFDTD; from the exons ATGGCAGCCGGCATCCCGCCCTCATCAGCCCCACAGCTGCGCCAATCACAGGCAAGTCAGAGAATAAATGCGCAGTGGCTCCTGTGGCCGCTCGTCGCAGCTGCGGAGCAATGGTGCTCAGTGCGCCAATGTGTGCGGAACCTCCGAGGAACACATGAAATGCCCGGGAATATGAGCAAAAAGGATGTCCCGTGCAGGAGCGCCTTCACTATTGACAACATTCTGAACCTGAAAAAAAACGGTGCGCACTCTGAGGAAATAGCGCAAAGTGGGCGGAAAAGCGAGTGGGAATTCCGGAGGACGCCGCAAGAGACAG CGCAGAACAAGCCGGAGAGCGCAGCGCCGCCGCGTGCCGGTGCGCAACCAGGCGCGCGTGGCGCCGCGGAGGACGCGTCCGAGCCGCTGCAGCGGCggagcggcagcagcagctccgcGGACAGCAGAGACGCCGTCAAGAAGAAGACGAGGACCATCTTCTCCAAGAGGCAGATCTTCCAGCTGGAGGCCACCTTCGACGTGAAACGCTACCTGAGCAGCTCGGAGCGCGCGCGCCTGGCCGGCACCCTGCAGCTCACCGAGACGCAGGTGAAGATCTGGTTCCAGAACCGCCGCAACAAGCTGAAGAGGCAGCTGGCAGCGGACACGGAGGCCCCGCTGCTCACCGATCACTTCCCCGAGGTGGGAAATAATGCGCAGTTAGCCACTTTTTACAAAGACAGCAGCggatccagcagcagcagcagcgtgctGGGCGGGTGTTTGATACCCGTGCACTTCCCAGTGCTGTACCCGAACCCAGCCACCGCGCCTTACGTCTATttcaacaaatgtttgggcctgttCGACACAGACTGA
- the LOC117505387 gene encoding homeobox protein HMX1-like yields the protein MLDDKAPRSKLSPSRGSSFYIENLLRTTEREASTGKQECKDNERIPRVETHRDALDWYGTSPAATPRPGSRRAESKPGHTDQDFPALMGPPEENGDRCLTDNKEDEDACSPRFSRGDSHETSDVKAARKKKTRTVFSRSQVFQLESTFDLKRYLSSSERAGLAASLQLTETQVKIWFQNRRNKWKRQIVSDMESNGTAVPYSAQRVIRVPVLYCDSATPLTLTSLPQVSPLVVGFSNCFRYPLTSHFSRPVAFLTPQMTGLV from the exons ATGCTCGACGATAAAGCGCCGAGATCGAAGCTCAGTCCGTCAAGAGGTTCGTCTTTTTATATCGAAAATTTACTGCGGACGACAGAGAGGGAGGCTTCGACTGGAAAACAGGAGTGTAAAGACAACGAACGCATCCCAAGAGTGGAGACGCACCGTGACGCGCTGGACTGGTACGGAACGTCTCCCGCCGCGACACCCCGTCCCGGCTCCAGAC GTGCAGAGTCCAAGCCCGGGCACACTGATCAGGACTTTCCGGCTTTAATGGGGCCGCCGGAGGAGAACGGGGACAGGTGTCTAACGGACAACAAAGAGGATGAGGATGCCTGCTCCCCCCGCTTCTCTCGAGGGGATAGCCATGAGACAA GTGACGTTAAAGCGGCGCGGAAGAAGAAGACCCGGACTGTGTTCAGCCGGAGTCAGGTTTTCCAGTTGGAATCCACTTTTGACCTGAAGCGCTATTTGAGCAGCTCGGAAAGAGCCGGCCTCGCTGCCTCCCTGCAGCTCACCGAGACCCAGGTCAAGATCTGGTTTCAAAACCGGCGGAACAAGTGGAAGAGGCAAATTGTTTCAGACATGGAGTCCAACGGCACTGCTGTCCCCTATTCAGCCCAGAGGGTCATCAGAGTTCCGGTGTTGTATTGTGACAGTGCCACGCCTCTAACACTGACCAGTTTGCCTCAAGTGTCACCACTGGTGGTTGGCTTCTCAAATTGTTTTCGCTATCCGCTGACGAGCCACTTTAGCCGCCCTGTGGCTTTCCTAACACCACAGATGACCGGACTGGTGTGA